A window of Haliscomenobacter hydrossis DSM 1100 contains these coding sequences:
- the glgX gene encoding glycogen debranching protein GlgX, translating to MQVLPGKSYPLGATVHPDGVNFSLYAPNATEVELLLFDQHDHHRPKHVISLSAKTHLTFYYWHCFVPGLEHGQVYAYRVHGPYIPDTGIRFDGQKVLLDPYALAVVTDTWDREKARHAGDNCATALKGIVVDPYLYDWEDDTAPNHAFERTIIYELHVGGFTKDPSSGLPAEMRGTYRGLIEKIPYLKSLGITAVELLPIQQFDPYDAPPGRLNYWGYSPISFFAPHNGYATHQDPLGALDEFRDMVKALHKAGIEVILDVVFNHTAEGDENGPTFSWKGMANRTYYMLSKDKRHYKNFSGTGNTLNANHSVVRRMIRHCLRYWAGVMHIDGFRFDLASVLSRDSDGRPMTNPPLLWEIESDPVLASSKLIAEAWDVELYQVGNFIGDRWAEWNGKFRDRLRSFIKGDSGYAEGMMQCLLASPDLFRTAERNPNRSINFATCHDGFTLNDLVSYNHKHNLANGEGNRDGHNDNLSWNCGVEGPTQDPEIDALRLQQIKNCFAILLLAQGTPMILMGDEVRRTQGGNNNAYCQDNPTSWFDWTQVDKESDLLRFVREMIRINMTSPYFQEAHFLNSHHTTVNWHGIRPGEPDWGDDSRSLAFSLYNPDYDEEIYVVMNTFWESLEFELPTPLGHEAAFWHRLLDTALASPYDITSVTPDEHLVSNLYTVAPRSVVMLIAKSTVEQPWMSTREMSYDRLVRDE from the coding sequence ATGCAAGTTCTACCTGGCAAAAGTTATCCTTTGGGAGCCACAGTACATCCCGATGGCGTCAACTTTAGCTTGTACGCACCGAATGCTACGGAAGTGGAGTTGTTGCTCTTTGACCAGCACGATCACCACCGCCCCAAACACGTCATTTCCCTTTCGGCCAAAACCCATCTGACTTTTTATTATTGGCACTGCTTTGTGCCTGGTCTTGAACACGGACAGGTGTATGCTTACCGCGTACATGGACCTTACATCCCCGATACCGGTATCCGTTTTGATGGACAAAAAGTATTGCTTGACCCCTACGCACTTGCCGTAGTGACCGATACCTGGGATCGCGAAAAAGCCCGCCACGCTGGTGACAATTGCGCTACTGCCCTCAAAGGCATCGTAGTAGATCCATATTTGTACGATTGGGAGGACGATACTGCGCCCAACCATGCCTTCGAACGCACCATCATTTACGAATTGCACGTTGGTGGATTTACCAAAGATCCTTCTTCAGGTTTGCCCGCTGAGATGCGGGGGACTTACCGGGGGCTAATCGAAAAAATCCCCTACCTCAAGTCGCTGGGCATTACTGCCGTGGAATTGTTGCCCATCCAGCAGTTTGACCCATATGACGCTCCTCCCGGGCGACTCAATTATTGGGGATACAGCCCCATTTCCTTCTTTGCGCCGCACAATGGTTATGCTACTCATCAGGATCCATTAGGTGCTTTGGATGAGTTTCGGGACATGGTCAAAGCTTTGCACAAAGCGGGCATCGAGGTTATTCTGGACGTGGTGTTCAACCATACTGCCGAAGGTGATGAAAATGGCCCAACCTTCTCCTGGAAAGGCATGGCCAACCGCACTTATTACATGCTTTCGAAGGACAAGCGCCATTACAAAAACTTCAGCGGCACGGGTAACACCCTGAATGCCAACCATTCGGTAGTACGTCGGATGATTCGACACTGTTTGCGCTATTGGGCCGGGGTGATGCACATCGATGGTTTCCGCTTTGATTTGGCCTCGGTATTGAGTCGCGACAGCGATGGTCGGCCAATGACCAATCCGCCCCTCTTGTGGGAGATTGAATCCGACCCCGTACTCGCCTCCAGCAAACTCATCGCCGAAGCCTGGGATGTCGAACTGTATCAGGTGGGCAATTTTATTGGCGACCGCTGGGCAGAATGGAACGGGAAATTCCGCGATCGTTTGCGGTCCTTTATCAAGGGCGACAGTGGTTATGCAGAAGGTATGATGCAATGCCTGCTGGCGAGCCCTGACCTTTTCCGCACTGCTGAACGCAATCCCAATCGCAGCATCAATTTTGCTACTTGTCACGATGGCTTTACCCTCAACGACCTGGTGAGTTACAACCATAAACACAACCTGGCCAATGGTGAAGGCAACCGTGATGGCCACAACGACAACCTCAGCTGGAATTGCGGGGTAGAAGGGCCGACCCAGGATCCAGAGATCGACGCCCTGCGTTTGCAACAGATCAAAAACTGTTTTGCCATTTTATTGCTCGCCCAGGGCACCCCCATGATTTTGATGGGGGATGAAGTGCGCCGTACCCAAGGAGGGAACAACAACGCCTATTGCCAGGACAACCCTACCTCCTGGTTTGATTGGACACAGGTGGATAAAGAAAGTGATCTACTGCGTTTTGTGCGGGAAATGATCCGCATCAACATGACTTCCCCTTATTTTCAAGAAGCTCATTTCCTCAATAGCCACCATACCACTGTCAATTGGCACGGCATACGTCCGGGTGAGCCCGACTGGGGTGATGATTCCCGTAGCCTGGCATTTTCACTGTACAACCCAGATTATGATGAAGAAATTTACGTGGTCATGAATACCTTCTGGGAAAGCCTCGAATTTGAACTGCCCACTCCACTTGGACATGAGGCGGCCTTCTGGCACCGACTGCTGGATACCGCTTTGGCCAGTCCATACGATATCACTAGTGTTACGCCTGACGAGCATCTGGTCTCAAATCTGTACACGGTTGCCCCGCGCTCAGTAGTGATGCTCATCGCCAAAAGTACCGTAGAACAACCCTGGATGTCCACGCGGGAAATGAGTTATGATCGCTTGGTGAGAGATGAGTGA
- a CDS encoding DJ-1/PfpI family protein: MKTIGFILFPQLTQLDLTGPYEVFARLPDTQVLLLAHTLAPIATEKGLSILPNCSFADSPQLDVICVPGGPGINACLTDEVMLDFLRQQSIKAEYVTSVCTGALILAAAGLLEGYQATTHWLSLDLLRMFRVDVRTERVVQDRNRITGGGVTAGIDFGLTLAAALFDKATAEAIQLMMEYNPQPPFDSGHPSSATEEIVKKVQEAAAPFQEQRRKIVAEIAAHSSLTKRS, translated from the coding sequence ATGAAAACCATCGGCTTCATCCTTTTTCCCCAGCTCACCCAGCTCGACCTGACGGGCCCTTATGAAGTTTTTGCCCGTTTGCCGGATACCCAGGTTCTGCTGCTTGCCCACACCCTCGCCCCAATCGCAACCGAAAAAGGTTTGAGCATTTTGCCCAACTGTAGTTTTGCCGATTCCCCCCAACTGGATGTCATTTGTGTGCCTGGTGGCCCCGGCATCAATGCCTGCCTGACGGACGAAGTCATGCTCGATTTTTTGCGGCAGCAAAGTATAAAAGCGGAGTATGTTACCTCGGTATGTACTGGAGCCTTGATTTTGGCCGCGGCTGGTTTGTTGGAGGGTTACCAGGCCACGACCCATTGGCTTTCACTGGACTTGTTGCGGATGTTTAGGGTGGATGTTCGCACGGAACGGGTGGTACAAGACCGCAACCGCATCACTGGTGGTGGGGTTACCGCAGGCATCGATTTTGGGTTGACCCTGGCCGCTGCGCTGTTTGATAAAGCCACTGCAGAAGCCATTCAATTGATGATGGAATACAATCCGCAGCCACCTTTTGATAGTGGGCATCCGTCTAGCGCTACCGAAGAAATTGTAAAAAAGGTACAGGAAGCGGCAGCACCCTTTCAAGAGCAGAGACGAAAAATTGTAGCAGAAATTGCGGCTCACTCATCTCTCACCAAGCGATCATAA
- a CDS encoding FAD-binding and (Fe-S)-binding domain-containing protein: MHQALAQLATQLEGELHYDSLLRALYATDGSIYKAYPLAVALPSSIADLKKLINFARQNHTSLIPRTAGTSLAGQCVGEGIVVDVSKHFTKILEVNVEEQTVRLQPGVIRDELNRHLQPYGLYFGPNTSTANRCMLGGMVGNNSCGTTSIVYGSTRDHVIELHAVLSDGSEAVFGPLSAAELEAKLQLDTLEGQLYRHMLAELSPAEVREEIRTQYPKPSIHRRNTGYAIDLLLRQQPFDPEGKPFNFATMICGSEGTLALVTEIKLQLDPLPDPVDVVVAPHFDNLNESMRAVLVAMSHQPSACELMDKSILDCTKDNIEQLKNRFFIHGDPEAVLMIEFRGKTIAEAEAKADAMIQDMREKGLGYHFPKVYSPESKSVWALRAAGFGVLSNIKSDKKPIEFVEDTAVDLPDLPAYIEEFAEVMKQFDQKVVYYAHAGAGELHLRPSVNLKTAEGVAEMRAIAEASAHLVKKYGGSLSGEHGDGRVRGEFIPIMVGEKNYQILRRIKETWDPAHIFNPGKIVDAPPMDTSLRHEADKPEPHIDTIFDYSDPGSLLEAVEKCNGSGDCRKSSFSGGTMCPSYMATLNEKDTTRARANALREFLTMNTKANPFNHPEIYEAMDLCLSCKGCKSECPSSVDMATLKAEFLYHYQRANGVPLRSRVFGNIGKINKLAALTPGLSNAALGSTTIGGLIKRILGVAPERSLPPVGRSLRSWWNREGKKIAVTGAHKGKVYVFCDEFTNYNDPTIGQTAIKLLLRLGYQVEMPMHPDSGRAYFSKGLLREARALAQANVALFKPLLSAETPLIGIEPSAILGFRDEYPRLVAPADRSIATALGQHVFLLESFLVREAQAGRISAEDFTTAPKKVKVHAHCHQKAIVGAEATAQILALPRNYSVELIPSGCCGMAGSFGYEKEHYEVSMQVGELVLFPAVRAAVAEEIIAAPGTSCRHQILDGTGKKALHPAEVLWAALG, encoded by the coding sequence ATGCATCAAGCACTCGCTCAACTCGCCACTCAACTGGAAGGAGAACTGCACTACGACAGCCTGCTTCGCGCCTTATACGCCACCGATGGCTCAATTTATAAAGCCTATCCCTTGGCGGTGGCACTGCCCAGCTCGATAGCTGACCTCAAAAAGCTGATCAATTTTGCGCGGCAAAATCATACCTCGCTCATCCCGCGCACTGCCGGAACTTCACTGGCGGGGCAATGCGTCGGAGAAGGCATTGTTGTAGACGTTTCGAAACATTTTACCAAAATCCTGGAGGTAAACGTCGAGGAACAGACGGTGCGGTTGCAGCCCGGTGTGATTCGTGACGAACTCAATCGGCATTTGCAGCCGTATGGCCTCTATTTTGGTCCCAATACCTCCACCGCCAACCGCTGTATGTTGGGGGGCATGGTGGGCAACAATTCCTGTGGGACCACCTCCATTGTATACGGCTCCACACGTGATCATGTGATCGAGCTGCACGCTGTGCTCAGCGACGGCTCCGAGGCGGTGTTTGGGCCCTTAAGTGCCGCTGAATTGGAGGCAAAATTGCAACTCGACACCTTGGAGGGACAATTGTACCGCCATATGTTGGCCGAGTTGAGTCCGGCGGAAGTGCGGGAAGAAATTCGCACGCAATACCCCAAACCCAGCATCCACCGCCGCAATACGGGCTACGCCATTGACCTGTTGTTGCGCCAACAGCCTTTTGACCCCGAGGGAAAACCCTTCAATTTTGCCACCATGATTTGTGGCTCGGAAGGTACCCTGGCGCTGGTTACCGAGATTAAATTGCAACTGGATCCCCTGCCTGATCCCGTCGATGTGGTGGTTGCCCCTCATTTTGACAACCTCAACGAAAGCATGCGTGCGGTACTGGTGGCCATGTCCCACCAACCAAGTGCCTGTGAATTGATGGACAAATCCATTTTGGATTGTACCAAAGACAACATTGAGCAGCTAAAAAACCGCTTTTTTATCCATGGTGATCCCGAGGCGGTACTGATGATCGAGTTTCGGGGCAAAACCATCGCCGAAGCCGAAGCCAAGGCCGATGCCATGATTCAGGACATGCGTGAAAAAGGCCTGGGCTACCACTTCCCCAAGGTTTACAGCCCAGAAAGCAAAAGTGTGTGGGCCTTGCGTGCTGCCGGATTTGGCGTTTTGTCCAACATCAAGAGCGACAAAAAACCCATCGAGTTTGTAGAAGACACGGCCGTAGACCTACCCGATTTGCCCGCCTACATTGAGGAGTTCGCCGAGGTCATGAAGCAGTTTGACCAAAAAGTGGTGTATTACGCTCACGCCGGGGCTGGCGAGTTGCACCTGCGCCCTTCCGTGAACCTTAAAACCGCCGAAGGTGTAGCGGAAATGCGCGCCATTGCCGAAGCCTCCGCCCATTTGGTAAAAAAATACGGCGGATCGCTCAGTGGAGAACACGGCGATGGCCGTGTACGCGGCGAGTTTATCCCGATCATGGTGGGCGAAAAAAACTATCAAATCCTGCGCCGCATCAAAGAGACCTGGGACCCTGCGCACATTTTTAATCCCGGTAAAATCGTAGATGCACCGCCGATGGATACCTCATTGCGGCACGAAGCAGACAAACCAGAACCCCATATCGATACCATTTTTGATTATTCCGACCCAGGCAGCTTGTTGGAAGCGGTGGAAAAATGCAATGGTTCGGGTGACTGCCGCAAGTCCTCGTTTTCAGGGGGTACGATGTGCCCCAGCTACATGGCTACACTCAACGAAAAAGACACCACCCGTGCCCGTGCCAATGCCTTGCGCGAGTTTTTGACCATGAACACCAAGGCCAATCCCTTCAACCATCCCGAGATTTACGAAGCGATGGACCTGTGTTTGTCCTGCAAAGGTTGCAAATCTGAATGCCCTTCCAGTGTAGATATGGCGACCCTGAAGGCGGAGTTTTTGTACCATTACCAACGGGCCAATGGAGTCCCTTTGCGCAGCCGGGTGTTCGGCAACATTGGCAAAATCAACAAACTGGCTGCTTTGACGCCAGGCTTGAGTAATGCCGCTTTAGGCAGCACTACCATCGGTGGGTTGATCAAAAGAATCCTGGGCGTTGCCCCTGAACGTTCTTTGCCCCCGGTAGGGCGTAGCCTGCGCAGTTGGTGGAACCGCGAGGGCAAAAAAATTGCGGTGACCGGAGCGCACAAAGGCAAGGTCTACGTCTTTTGTGACGAATTTACCAATTACAACGACCCGACCATTGGCCAAACCGCCATCAAATTGTTGCTGCGTTTGGGTTATCAGGTCGAGATGCCCATGCATCCAGATAGTGGGCGGGCTTATTTTTCGAAGGGTTTGTTGCGCGAAGCCCGCGCTTTGGCTCAGGCCAATGTAGCTTTGTTCAAACCCTTGCTCAGTGCCGAAACACCCTTAATTGGCATCGAACCCTCGGCAATTTTGGGGTTCCGCGACGAATATCCACGACTGGTTGCCCCGGCAGATCGGTCCATAGCGACAGCGCTTGGTCAACATGTCTTTTTGCTTGAATCCTTTTTAGTACGCGAGGCGCAGGCGGGCCGCATCAGCGCTGAAGATTTCACTACGGCACCCAAAAAAGTGAAAGTACACGCCCATTGTCACCAAAAGGCGATCGTGGGTGCGGAGGCCACTGCGCAGATTTTAGCGTTGCCACGCAACTACAGCGTGGAGTTGATTCCTTCGGGTTGTTGTGGTATGGCGGGTTCTTTTGGCTACGAAAAAGAACATTATGAAGTGAGTATGCAGGTGGGGGAATTGGTGTTGTTCCCCGCCGTACGCGCAGCAGTAGCAGAGGAAATCATTGCTGCACCGGGTACAAGTTGTCGGCACCAGATTTTGGATGGAACCGGGAAAAAGGCGCTGCATCCAGCGGAGGTGTTGTGGGCGGCGTTGGGGTGA
- a CDS encoding Rpn family recombination-promoting nuclease/putative transposase, with protein sequence MSSKPSKPHDEFFKATFGRKDIAVDYLQHMLPTELLQDLDINKLERVNGSYVSPELQETFSDVVYLCPLKNGLYAVQITFIFEHKSQIESRPHLQLLRYMLDAWSAQLTQIKSEKQKSRAKLNPIVPILVYHGKENWKKRSMRSYFGRELPESLLAYLPQFDYVFTHVTAMSNEQILEFGKGLLINTFLMMKHIWQPTYILQHPQLIFINLEEPRSLQDFIVIMLAYFYKNSELAKETIQQFNQALPQELNQYAMSTYDMILAEGMEIATERERGIYEEILAKEHQRAEEEHQRAEEERQRIDNAIFYLYQTDQKQPAEIAMIIGKNVEYVEELIAGMKEENLEN encoded by the coding sequence ATGTCGAGTAAACCCTCTAAACCGCATGACGAGTTTTTCAAAGCAACTTTTGGACGCAAGGACATTGCTGTTGATTATCTCCAGCACATGTTGCCTACAGAACTGCTTCAAGATTTAGATATCAACAAGTTAGAGCGGGTTAACGGCTCATACGTGTCCCCGGAATTGCAAGAAACATTTTCGGATGTAGTGTACCTATGTCCACTCAAAAATGGACTATACGCAGTACAAATCACTTTTATATTTGAACACAAAAGTCAAATAGAAAGCCGCCCACACTTGCAATTGCTGCGTTACATGCTGGATGCGTGGTCGGCACAACTGACGCAAATCAAATCAGAAAAACAAAAAAGCCGAGCGAAATTGAATCCAATAGTTCCCATTCTAGTATATCATGGCAAAGAAAATTGGAAAAAACGCAGCATGCGCAGCTACTTTGGTCGGGAACTACCCGAAAGTTTATTGGCCTACTTGCCACAGTTCGATTACGTTTTTACCCACGTTACCGCCATGAGCAACGAGCAAATCCTGGAATTTGGGAAGGGGCTATTGATCAATACTTTCCTAATGATGAAACACATCTGGCAACCAACATATATTTTGCAACACCCTCAGCTCATTTTTATCAACTTAGAGGAACCCCGTAGTTTGCAAGACTTCATCGTCATCATGCTTGCATATTTTTACAAAAACTCCGAACTTGCAAAGGAAACGATCCAGCAATTCAACCAGGCTTTACCTCAAGAATTAAATCAATATGCCATGAGTACTTATGATATGATCTTAGCGGAAGGAATGGAAATCGCAACCGAAAGAGAACGGGGAATCTATGAAGAGATTTTGGCAAAAGAACATCAACGTGCCGAGGAAGAACATCAACGTGCCGAGGAAGAACGCCAACGTATTGACAATGCTATTTTCTATCTCTATCAAACTGATCAGAAGCAACCCGCTGAAATAGCCATGATTATTGGCAAAAATGTAGAATATGTGGAGGAACTGATCGCTGGGATGAAAGAGGAGAATTTGGAAAATTAA
- a CDS encoding c-type cytochrome yields MNRLGKISLYVWLPIILLGAGSYRALRHVPAAIQPKTDNLKLPPDFVAEHLYSPSENKEGSWVSMCFDDKGRMLASDQYGGIYRLEIPAIGAKDLRPKIEKIKLENDTLNFGAAHGLLYAFNSLYVMVNNRASKSLPKSSGFYRLQDTDGDDQFDKLTLLKTLKGEGEHGPHSIKLSPDKQSLYVICGNYTDLPEMDAYKLPKTWKYDNLFPEIKDPRGHANDRKEPGGWVANVNPEGTKWELVSAGYRNPFDLAFNDVGDLFVYDADMEWDFGLPWYRPTRICHATSGSEFGWRTGNGKWSAHYPDNLPPVINIGQGSPTNLLYAKEAKFPAQYKQTLLAFDWSFGIIHAIHLKPSGSTYTATREEFLSGVPLPLTDGAIGPDGALYFLTGGRRLESDLYRVYYNGTESTTNAPITTLTEENKLRRKIEAFHSSPNPEAINTVWAHLGHSDRNIRYAARIALEHQPVGTWKAKALAETRPQALTNALIGLTRCGTETDKTSILNALNGINFTKISPSQQLDVLRAYELVFARFGLPEPKQKSKIVALLDARYPSTSNELNRAYCRLLVFLEAPSVLPKTLALMAQKEQANPNEDIATNSEDLILRNPQYGLDIAKMLEKMPAPQQTYLAIMLAKAKIGWTPALREQYFAWYQKAFAYRGGNSYVGFIDKARKIALANVPANKKAEYDKLSGGDLLTESGNDLAQEDYPKGPGKNYKLADMDTIFTAELSQRNFKRGKAMYVATTCSRCHAMKGEGGNIGPDLSQIGTRFSTKDILEAIIDPSKTISDQYAATQFQLKNGQSLVGKIANQDDDFYYVSQNPYTPDFLVKVAKKNVVSKNYSTVSSMLPGLINPLNKEELKDLVAYLKAGGDEGHEVFKVE; encoded by the coding sequence ATGAATCGGTTGGGTAAAATTAGTTTGTATGTATGGCTGCCCATTATTCTATTGGGAGCGGGTTCGTATCGGGCTTTGAGGCATGTGCCCGCGGCCATTCAGCCCAAAACCGATAACCTGAAACTTCCGCCTGACTTTGTGGCCGAACACCTCTATAGTCCATCGGAAAACAAAGAAGGTTCCTGGGTATCGATGTGCTTCGATGACAAAGGAAGAATGTTGGCTTCGGATCAATACGGTGGCATTTACAGACTGGAAATTCCAGCGATCGGTGCCAAAGACCTGAGGCCAAAAATCGAGAAGATAAAACTGGAGAACGATACCCTCAACTTTGGGGCTGCGCATGGCTTGTTGTACGCCTTCAACAGCTTGTACGTGATGGTCAACAACCGCGCCAGTAAGAGCCTGCCCAAATCAAGTGGTTTTTACCGCTTGCAAGATACGGATGGAGACGATCAGTTTGACAAACTAACCCTCTTAAAAACCCTCAAAGGAGAAGGTGAGCACGGCCCACACAGCATCAAACTTTCTCCCGACAAACAATCGCTCTATGTGATTTGTGGAAATTATACGGATTTGCCGGAAATGGACGCCTACAAACTGCCCAAAACCTGGAAATACGACAATCTTTTTCCCGAAATTAAAGACCCCCGCGGACACGCCAACGACCGCAAAGAACCTGGCGGATGGGTAGCCAATGTCAATCCGGAAGGTACGAAGTGGGAGCTGGTTTCCGCCGGTTACCGCAATCCTTTTGATCTGGCCTTCAACGATGTGGGCGACCTTTTTGTGTACGACGCTGATATGGAGTGGGATTTCGGCCTGCCCTGGTACCGCCCTACGCGGATTTGTCATGCCACCAGTGGTTCGGAGTTTGGCTGGAGAACCGGGAATGGCAAATGGTCTGCTCACTACCCCGACAATTTACCACCGGTCATCAACATTGGTCAAGGCTCACCAACCAACTTGCTCTACGCCAAAGAAGCAAAATTTCCCGCCCAGTACAAACAAACCTTGCTGGCTTTTGACTGGAGTTTTGGCATCATCCACGCCATCCACCTCAAACCCAGCGGCTCAACGTACACGGCTACTCGCGAAGAGTTTTTATCCGGAGTGCCGCTGCCGCTCACCGACGGTGCGATTGGCCCCGATGGTGCCTTGTATTTTTTGACAGGGGGGCGCAGATTGGAATCGGATTTGTATCGGGTCTATTACAATGGAACGGAATCCACCACCAATGCGCCAATAACAACCTTGACGGAGGAGAATAAGTTGAGAAGAAAAATTGAGGCTTTCCATTCCTCCCCAAACCCGGAAGCCATCAATACCGTTTGGGCACACCTCGGGCATTCCGATCGCAACATCCGTTATGCTGCCAGAATTGCGTTGGAACATCAGCCCGTCGGAACCTGGAAAGCCAAAGCCTTGGCGGAAACGAGACCGCAGGCGCTCACGAATGCCCTGATCGGCTTGACCCGCTGCGGAACAGAAACTGATAAAACTTCCATTTTGAATGCTTTAAACGGGATCAATTTTACTAAAATTTCTCCCTCTCAGCAACTTGACGTGCTGCGGGCTTACGAATTGGTTTTTGCTCGTTTTGGCCTGCCTGAACCCAAGCAGAAAAGTAAAATTGTGGCTTTGTTGGATGCCCGATACCCCAGTACTTCCAACGAACTGAACCGAGCCTATTGCCGACTGCTCGTTTTTTTGGAAGCTCCATCTGTTTTGCCCAAAACCCTGGCTTTGATGGCTCAAAAAGAGCAAGCCAATCCCAATGAGGATATCGCGACAAATTCCGAAGACTTGATTTTGCGCAACCCCCAATACGGCCTGGACATTGCCAAAATGTTGGAAAAAATGCCCGCACCGCAACAAACTTACCTCGCCATCATGCTGGCCAAGGCCAAAATCGGCTGGACCCCGGCCTTGAGAGAACAATATTTTGCCTGGTACCAAAAAGCATTTGCGTACCGCGGTGGCAACAGTTACGTGGGGTTTATTGATAAAGCCCGGAAAATAGCCCTGGCCAACGTTCCTGCCAATAAAAAAGCCGAGTACGACAAACTTTCTGGAGGTGACCTACTGACCGAATCCGGCAATGATCTGGCTCAGGAGGATTATCCGAAAGGCCCTGGGAAAAATTACAAATTGGCGGATATGGACACTATTTTTACCGCGGAACTCAGCCAAAGAAACTTTAAAAGAGGTAAAGCCATGTACGTGGCCACGACCTGTTCACGCTGCCATGCCATGAAGGGTGAAGGGGGAAACATTGGCCCGGATCTCTCCCAAATAGGCACCCGATTCAGCACCAAAGACATCCTGGAGGCGATCATCGACCCCAGCAAAACCATCTCCGACCAATACGCTGCTACTCAATTTCAACTAAAAAATGGGCAAAGCCTGGTGGGCAAAATCGCCAATCAGGACGATGATTTTTATTACGTGTCGCAAAATCCCTACACCCCCGATTTTTTGGTCAAAGTGGCCAAGAAAAACGTGGTCAGTAAAAACTATTCTACGGTTTCGTCGATGCTGCCGGGCTTGATCAATCCACTGAATAAAGAGGAATTGAAAGATTTGGTGGCGTACTTGAAGGCTGGGGGCGATGAGGGGCATGAGGTTTTTAAGGTGGAATAG
- a CDS encoding NAD(P)-dependent oxidoreductase, whose amino-acid sequence MKKNILLLETIAEEANQLLIEAEDIEVYTAFAGLPPAEVLSKIDAVITRGLGQVNQQLLDACPNLQVAARCGVGLDNVAVNEASLRKVKVVNAPGSNASTVAEHAIALMLMLQRNLYQALNDVKSGNWAARSTFKSDEVGEKTLGILGLGNIGLKVAKIAEALGMNVIYWAKSPKDVPYQHVSKEELLATADIISIHLPLNAETENLINTEALALVKPSCLIINTARGQIVNKAALVDALNTGRLAGYGADVPTSPPPAADDALIAHPKALITAHVSSLTATTYKNMCVSTVNNVLAILRGQAPQPGCIFNLKDL is encoded by the coding sequence ATGAAAAAAAACATTCTACTCCTGGAGACCATTGCCGAAGAAGCCAATCAACTGCTCATCGAAGCAGAGGACATCGAAGTGTATACCGCTTTTGCCGGACTACCTCCCGCTGAGGTTTTATCCAAAATTGATGCCGTCATTACCCGTGGGCTTGGACAAGTCAACCAACAATTGCTGGACGCTTGCCCAAACCTCCAGGTCGCTGCCCGCTGTGGCGTTGGCCTCGATAACGTAGCGGTCAACGAAGCCAGCCTCAGAAAGGTCAAAGTTGTGAACGCTCCGGGGTCGAATGCCTCCACCGTAGCCGAGCATGCCATCGCCTTGATGCTGATGCTGCAACGCAACCTTTATCAGGCACTCAATGATGTTAAAAGTGGAAACTGGGCAGCGCGCAGCACTTTTAAAAGTGATGAAGTAGGAGAGAAGACCCTGGGGATTTTAGGTTTGGGTAACATCGGATTAAAGGTGGCAAAAATCGCCGAAGCCCTGGGCATGAACGTTATTTATTGGGCCAAATCTCCCAAGGACGTTCCTTATCAGCATGTATCAAAAGAAGAACTGTTGGCAACCGCCGACATCATCTCCATTCATTTGCCCTTGAATGCTGAAACCGAAAACTTGATCAATACCGAAGCATTGGCATTGGTCAAGCCCTCTTGCCTCATCATCAACACTGCTCGTGGCCAGATTGTCAATAAAGCGGCGCTAGTGGATGCCCTCAATACCGGAAGGCTGGCTGGATACGGGGCAGATGTACCCACTTCGCCTCCGCCTGCTGCCGACGATGCATTGATTGCGCACCCTAAAGCGCTCATTACCGCCCACGTGAGTAGCCTGACCGCTACAACTTACAAAAACATGTGTGTGAGCACGGTAAACAATGTTCTGGCCATTTTGCGGGGACAAGCCCCGCAGCCAGGTTGTATTTTTAATTTAAAAGACCTTTAA
- a CDS encoding VOC family protein — protein MAKAIGINHVALVVSNLEAACEFYEKELGLEVIPAFLFDYPTAFFKINETQQLHLTEWDDVFSFRGHVCMQVDDINAIFWRMKELGVVDTSPWGKVRQLPDGPIQMFVRDPSGNLLELSCKPGSEIDPAIFEDELFQAGIYVSGRNDFRGYKSKDATLYHN, from the coding sequence ATGGCAAAAGCAATTGGCATCAATCATGTGGCACTCGTGGTGAGCAACCTCGAAGCTGCCTGCGAATTTTACGAAAAAGAATTGGGGCTTGAAGTCATTCCGGCCTTTTTATTCGACTACCCAACCGCCTTCTTTAAAATCAACGAGACCCAGCAGCTCCACCTCACCGAATGGGACGATGTGTTTTCGTTCCGGGGGCACGTGTGCATGCAAGTGGACGACATCAATGCCATTTTTTGGCGGATGAAAGAGTTGGGCGTCGTCGATACTTCTCCTTGGGGTAAAGTGAGACAATTGCCCGATGGGCCGATCCAAATGTTTGTCCGTGATCCTTCGGGCAATTTGTTAGAGCTTTCCTGCAAACCCGGTTCAGAAATTGACCCGGCCATTTTTGAAGATGAGCTGTTTCAGGCGGGAATATACGTTTCGGGGCGCAATGATTTCCGGGGGTACAAATCTAAAGACGCGACCCTGTACCATAACTAA